The Thiorhodovibrio litoralis genome includes a window with the following:
- the casA gene encoding type I-E CRISPR-associated protein Cse1/CasA, whose product MDLLSDSWIPVRLAGGTGTSSKITFRSLLCFAEDLRVALPRDDLELACLQLLVCMTQAIFPAPTIDEIEDRIETPLTEAEFDAAVAPFSEWFVLDHPKQPFMQSPGVQSKEITPIQKLMIGLPEGNNHCFFNQVGEVKQVSAAVAAIVLFNQANNCPSFGGGFKGSLRGAAPITTLVDAPDLRRQVWSNVLADEVLDQQMPHWRGLAAQDHPTWIDPIPPQARIAWNQIGLRRGLFWQPARVALIAADEPGICDVLGTEEETLFTGFRKEKFNFSLEGVWPHPHGSRAIKVKTGKQEEKFASFTTDAPAWTNLAELVIRQDDPKGGQIPPAPVLQAGRLELQPLHLLVGGYRNNQASITERRHELFTLGRGWIGNEHLIREIVDIALGARKALRGQAYFAAQGHRDKELQGLGVPIHEVAQQRFHERTRLLILDIIAAPQTYADWANTRATLIKRLTDICRRIFNELTEPYRAKPELIPIIAWARRNLNRELKKLREDA is encoded by the coding sequence TTCATCTAAGATCACGTTTCGTTCGCTTCTTTGTTTCGCGGAAGATTTGCGTGTCGCCCTCCCGCGTGATGATCTGGAGTTAGCTTGCCTGCAGCTTCTGGTGTGCATGACCCAGGCGATTTTTCCGGCGCCTACCATCGACGAGATCGAGGACCGCATCGAGACACCCTTGACGGAAGCAGAATTTGACGCCGCCGTTGCGCCTTTCAGTGAGTGGTTTGTCCTCGACCACCCAAAGCAGCCTTTCATGCAATCGCCTGGTGTGCAGTCAAAGGAGATCACGCCGATACAAAAGCTTATGATTGGTCTGCCTGAGGGAAATAATCATTGCTTTTTCAATCAGGTAGGTGAGGTCAAGCAAGTCTCCGCCGCAGTGGCGGCCATTGTGCTTTTTAATCAGGCCAACAACTGCCCAAGCTTCGGCGGGGGCTTCAAAGGAAGTCTGCGTGGTGCGGCACCCATCACGACCCTGGTGGATGCGCCGGATCTGCGCCGACAGGTCTGGAGCAATGTTCTGGCCGACGAGGTGCTGGACCAACAAATGCCTCATTGGAGAGGGCTTGCCGCTCAGGACCACCCGACCTGGATCGATCCCATTCCGCCGCAGGCCAGGATTGCTTGGAATCAGATCGGACTCAGGCGAGGGCTGTTTTGGCAGCCAGCACGGGTTGCGTTGATCGCCGCGGACGAGCCTGGTATTTGTGATGTGCTGGGCACGGAGGAAGAGACTCTCTTCACCGGTTTTCGCAAGGAGAAGTTCAACTTCTCGCTCGAGGGTGTTTGGCCGCACCCGCACGGCTCGCGCGCGATCAAGGTCAAGACCGGAAAGCAAGAGGAGAAATTTGCATCCTTTACCACTGACGCGCCCGCATGGACAAACCTGGCCGAACTGGTGATCCGCCAAGACGACCCAAAAGGGGGGCAAATTCCACCCGCGCCTGTCCTGCAAGCTGGCAGGTTGGAATTACAGCCATTGCATCTTCTTGTTGGCGGTTATCGAAACAACCAGGCATCCATTACCGAGCGGCGGCATGAATTGTTCACGCTGGGGCGCGGTTGGATTGGAAACGAGCATTTGATCCGGGAAATTGTTGATATCGCCCTTGGCGCCAGAAAGGCCTTGCGCGGGCAGGCCTATTTTGCTGCGCAAGGGCATCGCGACAAGGAACTTCAAGGTCTTGGTGTACCTATTCATGAAGTTGCCCAACAGAGGTTCCATGAACGCACACGCTTGCTCATTCTCGACATCATCGCCGCACCCCAAACTTACGCTGACTGGGCAAATACTCGCGCGACTTTGATAAAACGACTTACCGACATTTGTCGCCGTATTTTTAACGAATTGACCGAGCCTTATCGTGCCAAACCGGAGTTGATTCCAATCATTGCCTGGGCTAGGCGCAACTTGAATCGAGAGCTGAAGAAACTCAGGGAGGACGCATGA
- a CDS encoding CRISPR-associated protein Cse2, whose amino-acid sequence MNELDMQLTDLYRHFQSLPAGAQASMRRAAFPDELREMPGFYRLFPGARPSNRDVRLAYCLPWCEHLQPSASLGPLLVDGISEERIIQIARASHPSDLQLFRRVVMQLKHSIGWMAIASMLWFWGTNVKHSLVENYFIALHQLEKGQE is encoded by the coding sequence ATGAACGAACTGGACATGCAATTGACGGACCTGTACCGCCATTTCCAGTCCTTGCCCGCTGGTGCCCAAGCCAGTATGCGGCGTGCCGCGTTCCCAGATGAGTTGCGGGAGATGCCGGGGTTTTATCGGCTGTTTCCGGGTGCGAGACCGAGCAACCGAGATGTGAGACTAGCCTACTGCTTGCCTTGGTGTGAGCATCTGCAACCGAGCGCATCGCTCGGGCCCTTGCTGGTCGACGGGATTTCCGAGGAGCGGATCATTCAAATTGCCCGGGCCTCGCACCCGTCTGACCTCCAGCTGTTCAGGCGCGTCGTCATGCAACTGAAGCATTCCATCGGCTGGATGGCTATCGCCAGCATGCTCTGGTTCTGGGGGACAAACGTAAAACACTCTCTGGTCGAGAATTATTTCATCGCACTGCATCAGCTTGAAAAAGGACAGGAATAA
- the cas7e gene encoding type I-E CRISPR-associated protein Cas7/Cse4/CasC: protein MPEHNFINFHVLISHSPSCLNRDDMNMQKTAVFGGKTRVRISSQSLKRAIRHSDYYMANFSRSKRTRRLLEEIKNDHVAKSSDEQEIQCIESASLTAAAIFEGKTKPDEIKKYKAAKSGHIETQILPFSQDERDQLRNLILQAAKQDDKARADWLKKAIAELEKQQRGRADLDVALSGRMANSELIQGFDGALAVAHAITTHAVEPQDIDWFTAVDDLTQDAGETGAGHLNTQQFSAGVFYRYASLNLRQLQYNLGLLNKIDGEESPEGRARSLSIAAHVLHLLTTVVPSAKQQSFAAHNFADFALVAIAPQPISLANAFERPVKPVAQSGLLMPSVKCLISYWRDVHSAYGIDEKVRGMAIGDLAQNDREMLREIGGHALFGTIGELKDWIVKDGGG, encoded by the coding sequence ATGCCAGAACACAATTTCATCAATTTTCATGTTTTGATATCCCACAGTCCGTCCTGCCTGAACAGAGACGACATGAATATGCAAAAAACCGCCGTCTTCGGCGGTAAAACCAGGGTTCGGATTTCTAGCCAATCGCTGAAGCGTGCAATTCGCCATAGTGATTACTACATGGCCAATTTCTCACGCTCCAAGCGCACGCGTCGCCTGCTGGAAGAAATCAAGAACGATCACGTCGCAAAGAGTTCCGATGAGCAAGAAATACAGTGTATCGAATCCGCATCGCTAACGGCAGCAGCTATCTTTGAAGGCAAGACCAAGCCTGATGAGATCAAAAAATACAAGGCGGCCAAGAGCGGACATATTGAAACGCAAATTCTGCCCTTTAGTCAGGATGAAAGAGATCAACTGCGAAATCTGATCTTGCAAGCGGCGAAACAGGATGATAAAGCTCGCGCAGACTGGCTGAAGAAGGCGATTGCGGAGCTTGAAAAGCAGCAACGCGGTCGGGCCGATCTTGATGTCGCGCTGTCCGGTCGCATGGCCAATTCGGAATTGATTCAGGGGTTCGATGGTGCGCTTGCCGTAGCTCACGCGATTACAACCCATGCCGTGGAGCCACAGGACATCGACTGGTTCACGGCCGTCGATGATTTGACGCAGGATGCCGGCGAAACCGGAGCTGGACACCTGAATACCCAGCAATTCTCAGCTGGGGTGTTCTATCGCTATGCCAGCTTGAATTTGCGTCAGCTTCAGTACAACCTTGGCTTGCTCAACAAAATCGATGGCGAGGAATCGCCTGAGGGTAGGGCGCGGTCGTTGTCGATCGCCGCCCATGTTTTGCACCTCCTGACTACCGTGGTGCCATCCGCCAAGCAGCAATCCTTTGCCGCGCACAATTTTGCGGATTTTGCCTTGGTCGCTATCGCACCGCAGCCAATCTCATTGGCAAATGCATTTGAGCGTCCTGTCAAACCTGTCGCGCAAAGCGGTTTGTTGATGCCTTCGGTGAAGTGTTTAATCAGTTATTGGCGAGATGTGCATTCGGCCTATGGTATCGATGAGAAGGTACGTGGCATGGCCATTGGTGATTTAGCTCAGAATGACCGGGAAATGTTGAGGGAAATTGGTGGTCATGCACTCTTTGGCACCATCGGAGAGCTCAAGGATTGGATTGTCAAGGATGGTGGGGGGTAG